The proteins below come from a single Falco rusticolus isolate bFalRus1 chromosome 8, bFalRus1.pri, whole genome shotgun sequence genomic window:
- the PWWP2A gene encoding PWWP domain-containing protein 2A isoform X2, translating to MAAMAAEAAATAAVPGDGGAGEAEPEMEPIPGSEAGADPLPAVTEAVESVVPDGEEADGGKVVPGEAEEPPPVQLARSPAGTREPEAERTEKLPPSTPEEGSPLAEHRGAPSPESEEEPQPCPPPAGHPELPEEEPQPCPPATGGSAEPEPGEEPSRPEEEEPDAADAAAVEPKSPVPVAPAGGEAEAPLLPGSEVRVTLDHIIEDALVVSFRLGEKLFSGVLMDLSKRFGPHGIPVTIFPKREYKDKPEAMQLQSKPFQDEAQVKCESNAAVPDDSSLAQPSEPSIAKSLWTSKPPPLFHEGAPYPPPLFIRDTYNQSIPQPPPRKIKRPKRKMYREEPTSIMNAIKLRPRQVLCDKCKNSVVAEKKEIKKGGNASDSSKYEDNKKRRNESVTTVNKKLKTDHKVDGKSQTESQKRNAVVKVSNIAHSRSRVVKVSAQANTSKAQLNTKKVLQSKNMDHAKAREVLKMAKEKAQKKQSATSSSKNAHSKVHFTRRLQNTSSGSLPPRLRLKPQRYRNEENDSSLKTGLEKIRSGKMASKPQSRCSSTRSAAQRH from the exons atggcGGCCATGGCTGCGGAGGCGGCAGCAACTGCAGCGGTGCCGGGCGATGGGGGGGCTGGCGAAGCCGAGCCTGAGATGGAGCCTATCCCAGGCAGCGAGGCCGGTGCGGACCCTCTCCCTGCCGTCACCGAGGCCGTGGAGTCGGTGGTGCCTGATGGGGAGGAGGCCGACGGAGGGAAGGTTGTGCCCGGCGAGGCCGAGGAGCCGCCGCCTGTGCAGCTCGCCCGGAGCCCGGCCGGGACTCGGGAGCCGGAAGCCGAGAGGACGGAGAAGCTGCCGCCCTCCACCCCGGAGGAGGGCTCGCCCCTGGCCGAGCACCGCGGAGCGCCTAGCCCGGAGTCCGAGGAGGAgccgcagccctgcccgccgcctGCTGGGCACCCTGAACTTCCCGAGGAGGAgccgcagccctgcccgccgGCTACTGGGGGCTCCGCGGAGCCGGAGCCCGGGGAGGAGCCGTCCCggccggaggaggaggagccgGATGCTGCTGATGCCGCCGCTGTCGAGCCCAAGTCCCCGGTGCCCGTGGCTCCGGCCGGAGGGGAGGCGGAGGCTCCGCTGCTGCCTGGCTCCGAGGTGCGGGTCACCCTGGATCACATCATCGAGGACGCCCTGGTGGTCTCGTTCCGGCTGGGAGAGAAGCTTTTTTCTGGGGTCCTCATGGACCTCTCTAAAAG gtTTGGACCCCATGGAATCCCTGTGACCATATTTCCTAAAAGGGAATATAAGGATAAACCTGAAGCCATGCAGCTCCAAAGTAAACCATTCCAAGATGAGGCACAGGTGAAGTGTGAATCTAATGCTGCAGTCCCTGATGACTCTTCTCTTGCGCAGCCATCAGAACCTAGCATAGCTAAAAGCCTATGGACTTCTAAACCACCTCCTCTCTTTCATGAGGGAGCACCATACCCTCCTCCTTTGTTTATCAGGGACACGTATAACCAGTCAATACCTCAGCCTCCGCCCCGGAAAATTAAGCGGCCCAAGCGTAAAATGTACAGGGAGGAGCCCACTTCTATCATGAATGCTATCAAACTACGGCCCCGGCAGGTCTTATGTGACAAGTGCAAAAACAGTgttgttgcagaaaaaaaggaaattaaaaaaggtgGCAATGCAAGTGACTCTTCAAAATATGAGGATAATAAAAAACGAAGAAATGAGAGTGTGACTACTGTGAATAAAAAACTTAAGACTGACCATAAAGTGGATGGAAAAAGCCAAACTGAAAGCCAGAAAAGGAATGCTGTGGTCAAGGTTTCAAATATTGcccacagcagaagcagagtaGTTAAAGTTTCCGCACaagcaaatacttcaaaagcgcagttaaatacaaaaaaagttcTCCAGAGCAAAAACATGGATCATGCAAAAGCTCGGGAAGTCTTGAAAATGGCCaaagaaaaggcacaaaagAAGCAGAGTGCAACCTCCTCTTCCAAAAATGCACATTCAAAGGTCCACTTCACACGGCGTCTTCAGAACACCAGCTCAGGTTCCCTTCCACCCCGATTGCGTTTAAAGCCACAAAGGTATCGGAATGAAGAAAATGACTCTTCTCTCAAGACAGGACTTGAGAAAATACGGAGTGGCAAGATGGCATCTAAGCCCCAGTCTCGCTGCTCCTCCACCCGCTCAGCAG
- the PWWP2A gene encoding PWWP domain-containing protein 2A isoform X1, whose protein sequence is MAAMAAEAAATAAVPGDGGAGEAEPEMEPIPGSEAGADPLPAVTEAVESVVPDGEEADGGKVVPGEAEEPPPVQLARSPAGTREPEAERTEKLPPSTPEEGSPLAEHRGAPSPESEEEPQPCPPPAGHPELPEEEPQPCPPATGGSAEPEPGEEPSRPEEEEPDAADAAAVEPKSPVPVAPAGGEAEAPLLPGSEVRVTLDHIIEDALVVSFRLGEKLFSGVLMDLSKRFGPHGIPVTIFPKREYKDKPEAMQLQSKPFQDEAQVKCESNAAVPDDSSLAQPSEPSIAKSLWTSKPPPLFHEGAPYPPPLFIRDTYNQSIPQPPPRKIKRPKRKMYREEPTSIMNAIKLRPRQVLCDKCKNSVVAEKKEIKKGGNASDSSKYEDNKKRRNESVTTVNKKLKTDHKVDGKSQTESQKRNAVVKVSNIAHSRSRVVKVSAQANTSKAQLNTKKVLQSKNMDHAKAREVLKMAKEKAQKKQSATSSSKNAHSKVHFTRRLQNTSSGSLPPRLRLKPQRYRNEENDSSLKTGLEKIRSGKMASKPQSRCSSTRSAGEAPSENQSPSEGPEEASSEVQDTSEVHVTVDQDEHQTLGKRGSKSNITVYMTLNQKKSDSSSASVCSSDSTDDLKSTNSECSSTESFDFPPGSMHAPSSSSSSSSSSSKEEKKLSNSLKTEVFSKNVSKCVTPDGRTVCVGDIVWAKIYGFPWWPARILTITVSRKDNGLLVRQEARISWFGSTTTSFLALAQLSPFLESFQLRFNKKRKGLYRKAVTEAAKAAKQLTPEVRALLTQFET, encoded by the exons atggcGGCCATGGCTGCGGAGGCGGCAGCAACTGCAGCGGTGCCGGGCGATGGGGGGGCTGGCGAAGCCGAGCCTGAGATGGAGCCTATCCCAGGCAGCGAGGCCGGTGCGGACCCTCTCCCTGCCGTCACCGAGGCCGTGGAGTCGGTGGTGCCTGATGGGGAGGAGGCCGACGGAGGGAAGGTTGTGCCCGGCGAGGCCGAGGAGCCGCCGCCTGTGCAGCTCGCCCGGAGCCCGGCCGGGACTCGGGAGCCGGAAGCCGAGAGGACGGAGAAGCTGCCGCCCTCCACCCCGGAGGAGGGCTCGCCCCTGGCCGAGCACCGCGGAGCGCCTAGCCCGGAGTCCGAGGAGGAgccgcagccctgcccgccgcctGCTGGGCACCCTGAACTTCCCGAGGAGGAgccgcagccctgcccgccgGCTACTGGGGGCTCCGCGGAGCCGGAGCCCGGGGAGGAGCCGTCCCggccggaggaggaggagccgGATGCTGCTGATGCCGCCGCTGTCGAGCCCAAGTCCCCGGTGCCCGTGGCTCCGGCCGGAGGGGAGGCGGAGGCTCCGCTGCTGCCTGGCTCCGAGGTGCGGGTCACCCTGGATCACATCATCGAGGACGCCCTGGTGGTCTCGTTCCGGCTGGGAGAGAAGCTTTTTTCTGGGGTCCTCATGGACCTCTCTAAAAG gtTTGGACCCCATGGAATCCCTGTGACCATATTTCCTAAAAGGGAATATAAGGATAAACCTGAAGCCATGCAGCTCCAAAGTAAACCATTCCAAGATGAGGCACAGGTGAAGTGTGAATCTAATGCTGCAGTCCCTGATGACTCTTCTCTTGCGCAGCCATCAGAACCTAGCATAGCTAAAAGCCTATGGACTTCTAAACCACCTCCTCTCTTTCATGAGGGAGCACCATACCCTCCTCCTTTGTTTATCAGGGACACGTATAACCAGTCAATACCTCAGCCTCCGCCCCGGAAAATTAAGCGGCCCAAGCGTAAAATGTACAGGGAGGAGCCCACTTCTATCATGAATGCTATCAAACTACGGCCCCGGCAGGTCTTATGTGACAAGTGCAAAAACAGTgttgttgcagaaaaaaaggaaattaaaaaaggtgGCAATGCAAGTGACTCTTCAAAATATGAGGATAATAAAAAACGAAGAAATGAGAGTGTGACTACTGTGAATAAAAAACTTAAGACTGACCATAAAGTGGATGGAAAAAGCCAAACTGAAAGCCAGAAAAGGAATGCTGTGGTCAAGGTTTCAAATATTGcccacagcagaagcagagtaGTTAAAGTTTCCGCACaagcaaatacttcaaaagcgcagttaaatacaaaaaaagttcTCCAGAGCAAAAACATGGATCATGCAAAAGCTCGGGAAGTCTTGAAAATGGCCaaagaaaaggcacaaaagAAGCAGAGTGCAACCTCCTCTTCCAAAAATGCACATTCAAAGGTCCACTTCACACGGCGTCTTCAGAACACCAGCTCAGGTTCCCTTCCACCCCGATTGCGTTTAAAGCCACAAAGGTATCGGAATGAAGAAAATGACTCTTCTCTCAAGACAGGACTTGAGAAAATACGGAGTGGCAAGATGGCATCTAAGCCCCAGTCTCGCTGCTCCTCCACCCGCTCAGCAGGTGAGGCCCCTTCAGAAAATCAGAGCCCCTCAGAAGGCCCTGAAGAGGCCAGCAGTGAGGTTCAGGACACAAGTGAAGTGCATGTAACTGTTGATCAGGATGAACACCAGACATTGGGCAAGAGAGGCAGCAAAAGCAATATAACGGTTTACATGACCCTTAATCAAAAGAAATCTGACTCTTCCAGTGCATCAGTTTGTAGTAGTGATAGCACAGATGATTTGAAATCTACCAACTCTGAGTGTAGCTCTACTGAAAGCTTTGAttttcctccaggcagcatgcatgcaccttcctcctcctcctcctcctcctcctcctcttcaaaggaagagaaaaagctcAGTAATTCCTTGAAAACGGAAGTCTTTTCCAAAAACGTCTCTAAATGTGTCACACCAGATGGCAGGACCGTATGTGTAGGGGACATTGTTTGGGCCAAGATTTATGGCTTCCCTTGGTGGCCAGCCCGTATTCTTACCATAACTGTGAGCCGGAAAGATAATGGCCTTTTAGTTCGACAGGAGGCTCGTATCTCATGGTTTGGCTCCACAACAACATCTTTTCTTGCTCTTGCACAACTATCCCCCTTTTTAGAAAGCTTCCAGTTGCGCTTTAATAAGAAGAGAAAGGGTCTTTACCGCAAGGCCGTCACAGAGGCAGCTAAGGCTGCTAAGCAGCTGACTCCCGAAGTTCGGGCCCTGCTGACACAGTTTGAAACGTGA